Proteins from one Oscillatoria nigro-viridis PCC 7112 genomic window:
- a CDS encoding nitrate ABC transporter ATP-binding protein (This model describes the ATP binding subunits of ATP-binding cassette (ABC) transporters for nitrate transport, or for bicarbonate transport, in bacteria and archaea.) — protein MLNTTKNQTNTKTQIQRGKGRRQPFLVMDSVYKEYPNGYRALENVNLNVAEGEFIALIGHSGCGKSTLLNMVSGFSHPSRGTVTINGQRITKPGPDRMVVFQGYALLPWRTVFENVYLAVNSVFPNKSKVEKNAIVNEHLAMVGLTEAAQKRPPQISGGMKQRVSIARALAIRPKVLILDEPFGALDAITKEELQEELLKIWNDHRCTVLMITHDIDEALFLADRLVMMTNGPSATIGEVLEIPFPRPRDRVQMMEDPEYYNLRNYALDFLFRRFAHDHDA, from the coding sequence ATGCTCAACACCACTAAAAATCAGACGAACACCAAAACTCAAATCCAGCGGGGAAAAGGCCGCCGCCAGCCTTTTTTGGTGATGGACAGTGTTTACAAAGAATATCCAAACGGTTACAGGGCTTTAGAAAACGTCAATCTGAATGTAGCTGAGGGAGAGTTTATTGCTCTGATCGGACACTCGGGCTGCGGCAAATCAACACTGTTAAATATGGTGTCCGGTTTTAGCCATCCGAGCCGGGGCACCGTGACGATTAACGGGCAGCGGATTACGAAGCCGGGGCCCGATCGCATGGTGGTGTTTCAGGGTTACGCTTTGCTGCCTTGGCGGACGGTGTTTGAAAATGTTTATTTGGCGGTTAATTCTGTATTTCCGAATAAGTCGAAGGTCGAAAAAAATGCGATCGTCAATGAGCATTTGGCGATGGTGGGATTGACAGAAGCTGCCCAGAAAAGACCGCCGCAAATTTCGGGGGGGATGAAGCAGCGGGTTTCGATCGCCCGGGCTTTGGCAATTCGCCCGAAAGTGCTGATTTTAGACGAACCTTTTGGTGCTCTGGACGCAATTACTAAGGAGGAATTGCAGGAAGAATTGCTGAAAATCTGGAACGATCACCGCTGTACGGTGTTGATGATTACTCACGATATTGATGAAGCGCTGTTTTTGGCCGATCGACTGGTGATGATGACTAACGGCCCGTCGGCGACAATTGGCGAGGTTCTGGAGATTCCTTTTCCGCGTCCGCGCGATCGGGTTCAAATGATGGAAGATCCTGAATACTACAATTTGCGGAACTACGCCCTAGATTTCCTGTTCCGTCGTTTTGCACACGATCACGATGCTTAG
- a CDS encoding M3 family metallopeptidase, which translates to MTATVTIADNPLLIGQGLPPFDAIEPQHVVPAITQLLTELEASLAALESSVEPTWSGLVEPLQRLGERLNWTWSIVGHLMGVKNSPELRSAHETVQPEVVKFWSKLSQSKPLYEAFKALRASENWDSLESAQKRIVEAALRDAQLSGVGLEGEQKERFNAIQLELAEITTQFSNHVLDATKAFSITLTNKDEIDGLPPSLLSLAAQAARSAGEENADAENGPWRITLDFPSYGPFMQHSTRRDLREKLYKAFIGRASSGELNNWPLTDRILALRQEKAALLGFSSYAELSLASKMAPDVAAVEALLEELRQASYDAAVKDLEELKAFAAEKGAAEAGDLKHWDIGFWSERRREEKFAFSAEELRPYFALPQVLEGLFGLVKRLFGVTVTAADGQTPVWHKDVRYFQIDDEAGNTIANFYLDPYSRPDEKRGGAWMDECVVRAKFVEAGKTTTRLPVAYLVCNQSPPVDGKPSLMTFLEVETLFHEFGHGLQHMLTTVDYPGASGINNVEWDAVELPSQFMENWCYDRATLFGMAKHYETGETLPEHYYQKLLAARHYMSGSVMLRQVHFSSVDIELHHRYRSGGSETVADVRNRIAKTTTVLPPLEEDAFLCAFGHIFAGGYAAGYYSYKWAEVLSADAFAAFEEAGLEDEIAIASTGKRFRDTVLGLGGSLHPMEVFKTFRGREPSTKALLRHSGLVAA; encoded by the coding sequence ATGACTGCAACCGTAACTATTGCTGATAACCCGTTACTAATCGGTCAAGGATTGCCTCCATTTGACGCGATCGAACCACAACACGTAGTCCCCGCCATCACCCAACTGCTGACCGAACTAGAAGCCTCGCTAGCTGCCTTAGAATCGTCTGTAGAACCGACTTGGAGCGGCTTAGTAGAACCCTTGCAGCGGCTCGGAGAGCGTTTAAATTGGACCTGGAGCATTGTCGGACATTTGATGGGCGTGAAAAATAGCCCGGAACTGCGATCGGCTCACGAAACAGTGCAGCCGGAAGTAGTAAAATTTTGGAGCAAGCTCAGTCAAAGCAAACCGCTTTACGAAGCTTTTAAAGCGCTGCGGGCTAGCGAAAATTGGGACAGCTTAGAGTCAGCTCAAAAGCGAATTGTCGAAGCCGCTCTCCGAGACGCCCAACTCTCCGGCGTCGGTTTAGAAGGGGAGCAAAAAGAGCGTTTTAATGCCATTCAATTAGAATTGGCGGAAATTACGACCCAATTTTCCAATCACGTCCTCGACGCTACCAAAGCATTCAGCATCACCCTCACAAATAAAGACGAAATTGACGGTTTGCCACCCAGTTTGTTGAGTTTAGCAGCTCAAGCCGCTCGCAGCGCCGGCGAAGAAAATGCGGATGCCGAAAACGGCCCTTGGCGGATTACTTTAGACTTTCCGAGTTACGGCCCTTTCATGCAGCACAGCACCCGCCGCGACTTGCGCGAAAAGTTGTACAAAGCTTTTATCGGCAGAGCAAGTAGCGGAGAATTGAATAACTGGCCGTTGACCGATCGCATTTTAGCTTTGCGCCAGGAAAAAGCTGCTTTGCTCGGGTTTAGCAGTTATGCCGAATTGAGCTTGGCGAGCAAAATGGCTCCCGACGTTGCAGCAGTGGAAGCTTTGTTAGAAGAATTGCGCCAGGCTAGTTATGATGCTGCGGTCAAAGATTTAGAAGAATTGAAAGCTTTTGCTGCCGAAAAAGGCGCGGCGGAAGCTGGAGATTTGAAGCACTGGGATATTGGTTTTTGGTCGGAACGGCGCCGGGAAGAAAAGTTTGCTTTTAGTGCCGAAGAATTGCGGCCTTACTTTGCTTTGCCACAGGTATTAGAGGGCTTATTTGGATTAGTAAAGCGGCTGTTCGGCGTGACAGTAACTGCGGCGGACGGTCAAACTCCTGTGTGGCACAAAGATGTGCGCTATTTCCAAATAGATGATGAAGCAGGAAATACGATCGCCAATTTCTATTTAGACCCCTACAGCCGCCCCGATGAAAAGCGCGGCGGTGCTTGGATGGACGAGTGCGTGGTGCGCGCTAAATTTGTCGAAGCAGGAAAAACAACCACGCGGTTGCCTGTGGCTTATTTGGTGTGCAACCAAAGTCCTCCGGTTGACGGCAAACCGAGTTTAATGACTTTCTTGGAAGTCGAAACTTTGTTTCACGAATTCGGTCACGGTTTGCAGCATATGCTGACAACGGTAGACTATCCGGGGGCTTCGGGCATCAATAATGTTGAGTGGGATGCGGTGGAATTGCCCAGTCAATTTATGGAAAATTGGTGTTACGATCGCGCGACTTTGTTCGGGATGGCAAAGCATTACGAAACCGGGGAAACTTTGCCGGAACACTACTACCAAAAACTGCTAGCAGCGCGCCACTACATGAGCGGCAGCGTCATGCTCAGGCAAGTACATTTTAGCAGCGTTGACATCGAATTGCACCACCGCTACCGATCGGGCGGCAGCGAAACTGTGGCCGATGTCCGCAACCGCATCGCTAAAACTACCACAGTTTTGCCTCCTCTGGAAGAAGACGCATTTTTGTGCGCTTTCGGACACATTTTTGCGGGCGGCTACGCGGCGGGGTATTACAGTTATAAATGGGCGGAAGTGCTCAGCGCTGATGCTTTTGCGGCGTTTGAGGAAGCGGGTTTGGAAGATGAAATTGCGATCGCATCTACAGGCAAGCGCTTCCGAGATACAGTGTTAGGATTGGGCGGCAGTTTGCACCCGATGGAAGTGTTTAAAACTTTCCGGGGACGCGAACCGAGCACTAAAGCTTTGTTGAGACACAGCGGTTTAGTTGCGGCTTAA
- a CDS encoding Uma2 family endonuclease yields the protein MSPPEQYYLIGKASGGIADLSIEVVFTSSNESKLNRYQALGVPEVWFWEGGVFGLYHLRSRGYEKIDQSEVLAGLDINLLSRCLLMASGVEAVKEFRRGISAV from the coding sequence TTGTCACCCCCTGAACAATATTACTTAATTGGCAAAGCATCGGGAGGGATTGCAGACCTCTCGATCGAAGTTGTATTTACTAGCAGCAACGAAAGCAAGTTGAATCGTTACCAAGCCTTGGGTGTCCCCGAAGTTTGGTTTTGGGAGGGTGGAGTATTTGGGCTGTATCATTTGCGATCGCGCGGATATGAAAAAATTGACCAAAGCGAAGTTCTGGCCGGTTTAGACATCAACCTGCTGTCTCGCTGCTTGCTGATGGCTTCTGGGGTTGAAGCAGTTAAGGAGTTTCGGCGCGGTATTTCTGCGGTTTAG
- a CDS encoding ABC transporter ATP-binding/substrate-binding protein (This model describes the ATP binding subunits of ATP-binding cassette (ABC) transporters for nitrate transport, or for bicarbonate transport, in bacteria and archaea.) — protein MSVLIAVEQLEKVFNLSDGGTYIALKGIDLEIQKGEFISLIGHSGCGKSTLLNMVAGLDLPTSGLVTIDGQRITQPGPDRMVVFQNYSLLPWRTVRENITLAVDSVMSGLPKAERLEIIQKHIDMVGLTPHAEKQPALLSGGQKQRVAIARALALRPKLLLLDEPFGALDALTRGNLQEKLMEICQEYEISALMVTHDVDEAVLLSDRIVMLTNGPESKIGGILEVDIPRPRKRMEVVSHPSYYALRSEMIYFLNQQKRVKKLRARKVPAIARHGLEKVNLELGFIPLAACAPLAVAKEKGFFAKHGLDEVHLVRETSWRGIVDGIAAGYLDAAQMPSGMAMWLSLGGHQEKPIPTVTALTMSRNGNGITLARRFYDQGIYTLADFKKMLQRTPAQTHRMGIVHPSSMHNLLLRYWLASGGIDPDRDVLLKNIPPAQMIVDLQGGTIDGFCVGEPWNLRASMEGVGFTVATDLELWPGHPGKILGVREDWANAYPNTHIALVKALLEACHYCADPNHAAEVSEIVAGREYVATDKSYIQLGDPKSSACNLDTPMREYAHHLFSGEGVNRPSRTEQLWHMVQMARWGDTVFPRNWVEILERVVRVGAFSTAARELGMADITYTRGSLSLFDGSVFNADDPIGYLNNLAIKRDFTMAEVILDSGRRAA, from the coding sequence ATGTCTGTTTTGATTGCAGTAGAACAACTCGAAAAAGTTTTTAATTTATCAGACGGTGGCACATACATAGCCCTGAAAGGCATCGATCTGGAAATTCAAAAAGGCGAATTTATCTCATTAATAGGACACTCCGGCTGCGGTAAATCTACACTGCTAAATATGGTGGCAGGTTTGGATTTGCCGACATCCGGATTGGTGACAATTGACGGGCAAAGAATCACCCAACCAGGCCCCGATCGCATGGTAGTATTCCAAAACTATTCCCTGCTACCTTGGCGGACGGTCAGAGAAAACATTACCCTAGCCGTAGACTCGGTAATGAGTGGCTTACCCAAAGCCGAACGCCTCGAAATCATTCAAAAACACATCGATATGGTGGGCTTAACTCCCCACGCCGAAAAACAACCTGCATTGCTATCAGGGGGACAAAAACAGCGCGTGGCGATCGCCCGTGCTCTGGCCCTGCGCCCCAAACTGTTACTCTTAGACGAACCCTTCGGTGCTTTGGATGCTTTGACTCGCGGCAACTTGCAAGAAAAGTTGATGGAAATTTGCCAAGAGTACGAAATCAGCGCCCTGATGGTAACGCACGATGTGGATGAGGCAGTGTTGCTGAGCGATCGCATCGTCATGCTCACCAACGGCCCAGAATCGAAGATTGGCGGCATTCTCGAAGTAGACATCCCCCGCCCCCGCAAACGGATGGAAGTAGTCTCGCACCCCAGCTACTACGCTCTGCGTAGCGAAATGATTTACTTCCTCAACCAGCAGAAGCGCGTCAAAAAACTGCGGGCGCGGAAAGTACCCGCGATCGCCCGCCACGGGCTGGAAAAAGTCAACCTCGAACTCGGCTTTATTCCGCTGGCAGCCTGCGCTCCCCTCGCTGTCGCCAAAGAAAAAGGCTTTTTTGCCAAACACGGGCTCGATGAAGTCCACCTCGTGCGGGAAACAAGCTGGCGCGGCATTGTAGACGGCATCGCCGCAGGTTACTTAGACGCAGCTCAAATGCCCTCTGGGATGGCGATGTGGTTGAGCTTGGGGGGCCACCAAGAGAAGCCGATTCCGACGGTTACAGCCCTCACCATGAGCCGCAATGGCAACGGAATTACCCTCGCGAGGCGCTTTTACGACCAAGGGATCTACACTCTGGCAGACTTTAAAAAAATGCTCCAGAGAACGCCCGCGCAAACGCACCGTATGGGCATCGTTCACCCTTCTTCGATGCACAACCTGTTGCTGCGTTACTGGCTGGCTTCCGGGGGCATTGACCCGGATCGCGATGTGTTGCTGAAAAATATCCCACCGGCTCAGATGATCGTTGACTTGCAGGGCGGCACTATTGACGGTTTCTGCGTCGGCGAACCTTGGAACTTGCGGGCCTCGATGGAAGGAGTCGGCTTTACGGTGGCGACGGATTTGGAACTGTGGCCGGGGCATCCGGGAAAAATTTTGGGGGTGCGGGAAGACTGGGCAAATGCTTATCCCAACACTCACATTGCTCTAGTCAAAGCTTTGCTGGAAGCTTGCCACTATTGCGCCGATCCAAATCACGCCGCCGAGGTTTCGGAAATTGTCGCGGGAAGGGAGTACGTGGCTACCGATAAGAGTTACATCCAACTCGGCGACCCGAAATCTTCTGCTTGCAACCTCGATACTCCGATGCGGGAATACGCCCACCACTTGTTTTCTGGAGAGGGGGTGAATCGCCCGAGCCGCACCGAACAACTCTGGCACATGGTGCAGATGGCGCGCTGGGGCGATACTGTGTTCCCGCGCAACTGGGTGGAAATTCTGGAACGGGTGGTGCGAGTCGGTGCGTTCAGCACGGCGGCGCGAGAGCTGGGGATGGCTGATATTACTTACACTCGCGGTTCTCTCAGCTTGTTTGACGGTTCGGTGTTTAACGCTGACGATCCGATCGGCTATCTCAACAATCTGGCGATTAAACGCGATTTCACGATGGCGGAAGTTATACTCGATTCCGGCCGCCGAGCTGCTTAG
- a CDS encoding CmpA/NrtA family ABC transporter substrate-binding protein encodes MTKFSEQFSRRKFIVTAGASALGSILLKGCLGNPPEPGATAGAGAGTAPAATSVMAVANEKRVEGIESTKITLGYIPIVEAAPLIIAQEKGFFAKYGMTEVTVAKQANWGSARDNVEIGSAGGGIDGGQWQMPMPYQISKGLITKNSVQIPMYVLAQLNTQGNGIALAGKHKGKGLGLKLDQAAQDYIKGLKQAGTPFKAAYTFPKANQDFWIRYWLAANGINPDTEAELLTVPSAQTVANMKTGSMDGFSTGDPWPLRIVTEDIGFMSALTGQIWKDHPEEYLAIRGDWVDKHPKATEALLAGLIEAQQWCDKPENRPELIAITSGRNFFDVPPAILTPPYQGKYMMGDGQPEIDDFKMSPLYWKDGIGNVSYPYKSHDLWFLTESVRWGFLPTTTLADSKTIIDKVNREDLWKAAAKLAGVADADIPKSTSRGVEKFFDGTEFNPAQPEAYLKSLAIKKV; translated from the coding sequence ATGACAAAATTTTCAGAGCAATTTTCCAGACGTAAATTTATCGTCACCGCAGGTGCATCTGCCCTGGGTTCAATACTGCTCAAAGGCTGTTTGGGCAATCCCCCAGAACCCGGTGCTACTGCCGGTGCTGGCGCAGGGACAGCACCCGCTGCCACCTCAGTAATGGCTGTTGCCAACGAGAAAAGAGTCGAAGGAATTGAAAGCACTAAAATCACATTGGGATATATCCCGATCGTCGAAGCAGCACCTTTAATCATTGCCCAAGAAAAAGGCTTTTTTGCCAAATACGGCATGACTGAGGTAACAGTTGCCAAGCAAGCAAACTGGGGTTCGGCAAGAGATAACGTAGAAATTGGATCGGCAGGCGGCGGTATAGACGGCGGCCAGTGGCAAATGCCGATGCCTTATCAAATTAGTAAAGGTCTGATCACCAAAAACAGCGTCCAAATCCCGATGTATGTTCTGGCCCAGTTGAACACTCAGGGAAATGGAATTGCGCTCGCCGGAAAACACAAAGGCAAAGGTCTGGGACTTAAACTAGATCAAGCGGCCCAAGACTACATCAAAGGCCTCAAACAAGCAGGCACGCCCTTCAAAGCAGCCTACACCTTCCCCAAAGCCAATCAAGACTTCTGGATTCGCTACTGGCTAGCAGCTAACGGCATAAATCCCGACACAGAAGCCGAGTTGCTAACAGTACCGTCAGCGCAAACCGTAGCCAACATGAAAACCGGCAGCATGGACGGTTTCAGTACCGGCGACCCCTGGCCGCTGCGGATTGTCACAGAGGACATCGGCTTCATGTCCGCCCTCACGGGTCAAATCTGGAAAGATCACCCCGAGGAATATCTCGCTATTCGCGGCGACTGGGTAGACAAACACCCGAAAGCCACCGAAGCCCTGCTAGCAGGACTGATCGAAGCCCAGCAGTGGTGCGACAAACCAGAAAATCGCCCCGAATTAATTGCCATTACTTCTGGCAGAAACTTCTTTGACGTACCTCCGGCAATTTTGACACCTCCCTACCAGGGCAAGTACATGATGGGTGACGGCCAACCAGAGATCGACGATTTCAAGATGAGTCCGCTGTACTGGAAAGACGGCATCGGCAACGTTTCCTATCCCTACAAGAGTCACGATTTGTGGTTCTTAACGGAAAGCGTGCGCTGGGGTTTCTTGCCAACAACAACCTTGGCAGATTCTAAGACAATCATCGATAAAGTCAACCGAGAAGATTTGTGGAAAGCCGCAGCAAAATTAGCCGGAGTTGCTGATGCTGACATTCCGAAAAGTACGTCTCGGGGCGTTGAGAAGTTCTTTGACGGTACAGAATTTAATCCGGCTCAGCCAGAAGCTTACCTCAAGAGTTTAGCAATTAAAAAAGTGTGA
- a CDS encoding leucine-rich repeat domain-containing protein, producing MSESQADRLINFSSFADWCQHKDSLSESARHTVKVLLNEAGTFDCNEAEKVLLNLTTLNLGHRSITNFTSLSALTNLTALYLQGSQINDIASLSALTNLTYLNLESNQITDITPLSALTNLTYLNLNHNQITDITPLSGLTNLTILSLEYNQITDITGLSALTNLTDLCLGCNQITDITGLLGLTNLTRVSLNNNEITDVTPLSALTNLTKLGIENQEITDISPLSALTNLTELSISDGIIDISPLSALTNLTELFISEGITDISPLSALTNLTKLSIIYNDTITEISPLSALTNLTSLYFLYTQITDITALSALTNLTYLYLSDNQITDITALSALTNLTYLNLSNNQITDIAALSALTNLTYLNLSNNQITDITALSALTNLTELHLETNQITDLNLSIELTQKYLTLSTTPIDSPTAIETAKKLYAAIGLEAPEVIVCSSPQVVSLKILQQLKTYSSSQPQRSSDFEEIFQSVDVGSIQWLKSLFDSTQMSLEIEAGNLVEWGTSLFEELFQSVDVGLNPVLWEVLWHAIILKPDAERILLFEFDTLAINYSQSVGIFHSHSNYLKRLTSSDLVKEIHLTEFLISKFGVTLDEKAQELFRCKQQLFEDCGWIFPFEKVCLICDRPLHIRFDAENRLHAEGEPAIAFADGYSLYFHHGVKLPEKYGKVHPDLWQAEWLLSESNAELRRVLIERIGYDRICCELQAVELDSWVATEGYPYQQYTLLKIDNADVEPIYLLKMTCPSTGHIHALRVPPNVLTAQEAIRWVNWDIDPEEFSVQT from the coding sequence ATGTCAGAATCACAAGCCGATCGATTGATTAATTTCAGCAGCTTTGCCGACTGGTGCCAACACAAAGATAGTCTTTCAGAATCGGCAAGACATACAGTTAAAGTGCTGCTAAACGAGGCGGGGACTTTTGATTGTAATGAAGCAGAGAAGGTACTTTTAAACTTGACTACACTCAATCTCGGACACAGGTCAATTACCAACTTCACCTCGCTATCAGCACTCACTAACCTGACCGCACTCTATCTCCAAGGCAGTCAAATTAACGATATCGCTTCGCTGTCGGCACTCACCAACCTGACTTACCTCAATCTCGAAAGCAATCAAATTACCGACATTACCCCGCTGTCGGCACTCACCAACTTGACCTACCTCAATCTTAATCACAATCAAATTACTGACATCACTCCGCTATCGGGACTCACCAACCTGACCATACTGTCTCTCGAATATAATCAAATTACCGACATCACTGGGCTGTCGGCACTTACTAACCTGACAGACTTATGTCTCGGCTGCAATCAAATTACCGACATCACTGGGCTGTTGGGACTCACCAACCTGACTAGAGTGTCTCTCAACAACAATGAAATTACCGATGTTACTCCTCTGTCGGCACTCACTAACCTCACCAAACTGGGTATCGAAAACCAGGAAATTACCGATATCAGTCCGCTGTCGGCACTCACCAATCTGACTGAACTCTCCATTAGCGATGGAATTATCGATATCAGTCCGCTATCGGCACTCACAAATCTGACTGAACTATTCATTAGCGAGGGAATTACCGATATTAGTCCGCTGTCGGCACTCACTAATCTGACTAAACTATCCATCATTTACAACGATACAATTACCGAGATCAGTCCGCTATCGGCACTTACCAACCTAACAAGCCTGTATTTCTTGTACACCCAAATTACCGATATTACTGCGCTGTCGGCACTCACCAACCTCACCTACTTGTATCTGTCGGACAATCAAATTACCGATATTACTGCGCTGTCGGCACTCACCAACCTCACCTACCTCAATCTCAGTAACAATCAAATTACCGATATTGCTGCGCTGTCAGCACTCACCAACCTCACCTACCTCAATCTCAGTAACAATCAAATTACCGATATTACTGCGCTGTCAGCACTCACCAACCTCACCGAACTACATCTAGAAACCAATCAAATTACCGACTTAAATTTGTCGATCGAACTTACGCAAAAATACCTAACCCTATCGACTACACCAATTGATTCTCCAACAGCTATAGAAACTGCAAAGAAACTCTATGCAGCTATTGGTCTAGAAGCACCTGAAGTTATTGTTTGTAGCAGTCCACAGGTGGTTTCTTTAAAAATCCTCCAACAACTCAAAACCTACAGTAGCTCGCAACCTCAAAGGTCATCGGATTTCGAGGAGATATTTCAATCAGTTGATGTAGGATCGATTCAGTGGTTGAAGTCTCTGTTCGATAGCACGCAAATGTCATTGGAAATAGAGGCTGGCAATTTAGTAGAATGGGGAACTTCGCTGTTTGAGGAGCTATTTCAATCGGTGGATGTAGGATTAAATCCAGTGTTGTGGGAGGTGCTGTGGCATGCAATAATACTAAAGCCGGATGCGGAGCGCATTCTCCTGTTTGAATTTGATACATTGGCAATAAATTACTCACAATCTGTGGGAATTTTCCACTCACATTCTAACTATCTAAAGCGACTAACCTCTAGTGATCTGGTAAAAGAAATTCATTTGACTGAATTTTTGATCTCGAAATTTGGTGTTACTCTCGACGAGAAAGCACAAGAACTATTTCGCTGCAAGCAACAGTTGTTCGAGGATTGCGGTTGGATATTTCCGTTTGAAAAAGTTTGCCTAATTTGCGATCGCCCTTTACACATCCGCTTTGACGCTGAAAATCGCCTACACGCTGAAGGAGAACCGGCGATCGCCTTTGCGGACGGCTACAGTTTATACTTTCACCACGGCGTTAAATTACCGGAAAAATACGGAAAAGTACACCCCGATTTGTGGCAAGCAGAATGGCTTTTATCGGAATCAAATGCCGAACTGCGTCGAGTATTAATTGAGAGAATTGGTTACGATCGCATTTGCTGCGAACTCCAAGCAGTAGAATTAGATAGTTGGGTAGCCACGGAGGGCTACCCCTACCAACAATACACGCTATTAAAAATCGATAACGCCGATGTTGAGCCGATTTACTTGTTAAAAATGACCTGTCCGAGCACGGGACACATTCACGCTTTGCGAGTGCCGCCAAATGTGCTAACGGCTCAAGAAGCAATTCGCTGGGTAAATTGGGATATTGACCCAGAGGAGTTTTCCGTGCAAACCTGA
- a CDS encoding DUF6888 family protein, whose translation MPTYAQLEGLYRISYYLTYLALQPIHLICVDERSKNLFVLAGYDEEIEIEIAPNGEVL comes from the coding sequence ATGCCTACCTACGCGCAGCTAGAGGGTTTGTATCGAATCAGTTATTACTTGACATATTTGGCATTGCAACCTATTCACCTCATCTGTGTTGACGAGAGAAGCAAAAACTTGTTCGTATTGGCTGGATATGACGAGGAAATTGAGATTGAAATTGCTCCAAATGGGGAGGTACTTTAA
- the ntrB gene encoding nitrate ABC transporter permease, producing the protein MAVSTNRRGGVDVQGAFGEFWKKNSPNILPPILGIIGFMLVWQFLSSTGLIKLPGPISVWTDERTRILLLYPFMNSKTYGIGLFWQTLASLERVAKGYTLAAAVGIAGGVLVGTNPLLNKALDPIFQFLRMVAPLAWVPIALAALQQNEPAALFVIFITSVWPILINTAEGVRQIPDDYNNVAKVLQLSRQEYYMNILFPSALPYIFTGLRIAIGLAWLAIIAAEIVMSGIVGIGFFIWNAYQQNYISEILLAVFYIGAVGLLLDRMMAWLQQKIAPPQGK; encoded by the coding sequence ATGGCTGTCAGCACAAATCGGAGAGGCGGAGTCGATGTCCAAGGAGCATTTGGCGAGTTTTGGAAGAAGAATTCCCCGAATATCTTGCCGCCAATTTTGGGAATAATTGGATTTATGTTAGTTTGGCAATTCCTGTCAAGCACCGGACTGATCAAACTACCGGGACCGATCAGTGTGTGGACTGACGAACGGACGCGGATTTTGTTGCTGTATCCTTTCATGAATTCCAAAACCTACGGCATCGGGTTGTTTTGGCAAACTTTGGCTAGTTTGGAACGGGTGGCAAAAGGCTACACTCTAGCCGCTGCTGTGGGAATTGCTGGGGGTGTTTTGGTAGGTACAAATCCGCTTCTGAACAAGGCTTTAGACCCAATTTTTCAGTTTTTGCGGATGGTTGCGCCTTTGGCTTGGGTGCCCATTGCCCTGGCTGCACTGCAACAAAACGAACCTGCTGCTTTGTTCGTGATTTTTATCACCTCAGTTTGGCCGATTTTAATCAACACGGCTGAAGGTGTTCGCCAAATTCCCGACGATTACAACAACGTGGCGAAAGTGCTGCAGCTTTCTCGTCAGGAATATTACATGAATATTTTGTTTCCGTCGGCGCTTCCTTATATCTTCACAGGATTGAGAATTGCGATCGGGCTGGCTTGGCTGGCGATTATTGCAGCGGAAATTGTGATGTCGGGGATTGTGGGTATCGGCTTCTTTATTTGGAATGCTTACCAGCAAAACTACATCAGCGAAATTCTGTTAGCGGTGTTCTACATTGGGGCTGTTGGTTTGTTGCTCGATCGCATGATGGCTTGGTTGCAGCAAAAGATTGCTCCCCCTCAAGGAAAGTAG
- a CDS encoding DUF6887 family protein has product MSQVDYTAMSDGELKRYFLNNRGDKSALQAYLDRRKKRSNLIITKVGDSDFDTKIEAAIRQQMKEDKD; this is encoded by the coding sequence ATGAGCCAAGTAGATTATACTGCAATGTCAGATGGAGAATTGAAGCGTTATTTTCTTAACAATCGCGGGGATAAATCTGCACTGCAAGCCTACTTAGACAGGCGGAAAAAGCGCTCGAATTTAATCATAACAAAAGTGGGAGATTCTGATTTCGATACTAAGATTGAGGCAGCCATTCGCCAGCAAATGAAAGAAGACAAAGATTAG